A genomic segment from Psychrobacter arcticus 273-4 encodes:
- a CDS encoding NUDIX hydrolase encodes MRYCLQCGCEAERKIPATDNIPRLVCPNCHYIHYENPKVICGSLVVHKHRVLLCRRAIEPQYGLWTLPAGFMENGETMAEGAARESFEEADAVVINPHLYCLYDIPDIAQIYSIYITELKDGAYGIGSESLDCALFTEEDIPWDNLAFEAVRRTLKSYFSDRQHYDSYNQFPIHQEIIGKDQAIKRY; translated from the coding sequence ATGCGCTATTGTCTACAATGCGGTTGTGAAGCTGAACGCAAAATACCAGCCACGGATAATATACCGCGTTTGGTGTGCCCAAACTGTCATTATATTCATTACGAAAATCCCAAAGTAATTTGTGGCTCACTGGTCGTCCATAAACATCGGGTGCTGCTCTGTCGACGCGCAATCGAGCCGCAGTATGGATTATGGACGCTACCCGCAGGCTTTATGGAAAATGGCGAAACCATGGCCGAAGGTGCGGCGCGTGAGAGCTTTGAAGAGGCTGACGCGGTCGTTATCAATCCACATTTATACTGCTTGTATGACATTCCAGATATTGCTCAAATCTATAGTATATATATCACCGAACTAAAAGATGGCGCTTACGGTATCGGCTCTGAAAGTCTTGATTGTGCATTATTCACAGAAGAAGACATTCCGTGGGATAATCTTGCCTTTGAAGCGGTACGTCGTACCTTAAAAAGCTATTTTTCAGACCGTCAACACTACGACAGTTATAATCAATTTCCGATTCATCAAGAGATCATTGGCAAAGACCAAGCCATTAAGCGCTATTAA